The DNA sequence GTCTGGCCGCGTTCGCGCGGCGGCGGGCTTCGGACATCCTGGCGGCGTTGCTCACCGAGGTTCGGGCGTTCGCCGATCGGCCCCTCGACGACCTGACGGTGGTGGTCCTGCGCCAGCTGTCCGAGCCGATCGGCGCACGGGCCCGAAGCGCCTGAATCGGCCGTTTCCGCCCGGCAACATTCCCCTCAAGTCCTTTTCGACATCGGCCGATGAGTCGAGGTGAGGCGACAGGAAGTCTCCTCCCCCGCCCGCGCTGCCAACCCGCGGGCGGCCGATCGGAACGGTTGACCACGTGCCGCGGAACATCGCGTCGCGCGCCTGCCCGTCTGGAGGTGGACCGTGGAAGTCGGCCTGACTGTGCTGCTTCTCGATCTGCTCTGGTGGATCCGCCGCTAGGCGGGGCGACCGGGACAGAGGCGCGCGGTTCGGGGACGTTCTCGGGCCGCGCTCAAACCAGAGCGCCAACCAGCTCGCGCGCGAGTTCGCCCACGCGCTGGGCGGCGCCGTGGTCGGGATTCTCGGCCACGCGGCGCATGAACGCGGCGCCGACCGCCAGAGCATCGGCGATCCCGCGGTAGCGACGCGCCTGCTCGGCATTGCCGATGCCGAAGCCCACCACGATCGGGAGGGACGTGATCCCGCGCAGCGCGCGCACGCGCTCCTCGATCGGCGTGGACTCGCCGGCGGAGCCGCCGGTGACGCCGGTGCGCGCCAGGCAGTAGAGGAAACCGCGCGAGCGCGCGGCCAGTGTGGCCGCCCGCTCCGGGGGCGTGGTCGGCGCCACCAGCACCACGGTGTCGAGCGATGCGGCGTCGAAGGCGCTCCACATTTCGGGCGCCTCCTCGGGCGGCAGGTCCGAAATCAGCACGCCGTCCACGCCCGCTTCCGCGGCCTGGCGCGCGAATTTCTCGGGCCCGTGACGCAGCACGGGATTCATGTAGGTCATGATCACCACCGGAATCGACGAGGTCTTCCGCAGCTCGCGCACCAGCGCGATCGTCTCGGGAGCGCCGACTCCGGAACGGAGCGCCCATTCCGACGCGCGCTGGATGTCGGGACCGTCGGCGATCGGGTCCGAGAATGGGATGCCGATCTCGACCACGGCAGCGCCGGCCGCCTCGACCTCGCGAAGCGCCGAGAGCGACTCGGCGATCGACGGATAACCGGCGGTCAGGTAGGGAATCAGCGCGGTCGGCCGGGCGTGACGGCGAATCGCGGCCGAGATCCGTCGTTCGGAAACCACTGGGGAGTGAGGAAACCGGGCGCTACCAGCCCCAGCCGTAATAGGGATTGACCTGGAGCGGTGAGCGCACGTTCTGGAACGAGAACGAGAACACGCTGTTCTTCGTCGGCTGGAAGCCGAAGCGAATCCCCTCGAGGAACATCGACGATCCGCTCACGGTGTTGGCACCCCAGGCATTTCCCACGCTGACGGAGAGCCAGGCCGGTCTCGCGAACTGGTAGGAGAAGTTGGTGACCTGGAGCGCGTTGGTCGAGCTTCCGCCGCCCCAGCCGCTCCCCACGCTCATGGTGGTCGACACGTGCAGGCGCGAGACGTCGAATCCCGACATCGGCGTGCCGAACGCCGAAACCGGCACCTGCGGCTGGAACCCGTTCAGTCCGGGGAACGCGTTCTGCGCCAGCGACGGAGACGTCGCGAGCGCCACAGCGAGACACGCGACCGCCAACGACCAGCGAGCCATCCGTGACATCCTCGAGCCCTCTAAAGGTTGAACCCGCGCCACCGGTTAGAACCCTATCACGAATCCGGTGAACGCGGGCTTCAAGAGGGCGTCAAGTCTATGTGGCTATTCTTCGACTTTGAGCACGATTCGCAGCACGATTTCGCGGGTTCCGCTCTTGGGCACGGTGATGGGGACGACCAGTGAAGCTGGTTCCTCATTGGCCGAGCGCGCTGGGGCCGGCGCTGGAGCCGGGGCAGCCGCACGAGCCGGCGCCGGGCGGGCGACCGGAGCGGGGTCCGGGGCGGCAACCGGCGCGGGACGCGGAGCCGGCGCGGCGGCGCGAGCCACCGGGGCGGGCGCGGGCGCTGGAGCGGGGCGCGTCGCCGCGGCGTTCAGATCGATCTCGCGTCCGTAGTCGACCGCTCCGGCGCTCATCTCGGCGAGCTGCGCTTCGCGGGCCTCCTTGGCCATGATGTGGGCGGGCGCGGACGGCGCCGGCGCCGGTCGCGCGGGTTGCGGCGCGCCGCCGTCCTCGGCGCCCTTCGCCGGGCTGCCGGCCATGCTGGTGCGGCGAAGATCGCGAGTCACCTTCTCCATCAGCAGGTGCGAGATCCCGCGGAAGGTCTCGAACACGCCCTTGCCGTCCTTGGCCACCGCCTCGAAGAACGGAACCTTGCCGCCCGGATTCAGCTCGGCGTTCAACTCCTCGAGGGTGTAGACGTTGGGAAGGTCGCGCTTGTTGTACTGGATCACCCACGACATCTGGTCCAGGTTGACGCCGTACTCGGACAGATTCGCGCGCAGATTGGAGAGACTCTCCTTGTTCTCTTCCATCTTGCCGACTTCGCTGTCGGCCACGAACACGATCGCGTCGGCGCCCTTGAGCACGAGCTTGCGGGTCGCGTTGTAGAACACCTGGCCGGGAACGGTGTAGAGCAGGAAGCGGGTCTTGAAGCCCATGATCTCGCCGAGATCGAGTGGCAGCAGATCGAAGAACAGCGTGCGATCCGACTGCGTCTTCATGCTCACCATCTTGCCGCGGCTGCTCTCGGGCACCGCCTCGTAGATGGATTCGAGATTGGTGGTCTTGCCGCTCAGGCCGGCACCGTAGTACACCAGCTTGGCGTTGATCTCCTTGCCTGAATAGCTGACGACGACCACGGTCAGACCCTCCTTGTGCGACCCCACCCTGTCGCGGGACGTGACCCCACGGAGCCCCTTGCCGCCCTTTCTCCACGGGCATCCCGAGGGTGATGCGAGCCGTCCTCCTGCTCCTCCGAGAGAAGCACGCTACCCGAACGATCCGCACGCACCGGATGGGGTCGCGAACTCGAGCGCGGTCGGATCCTCCGGCCGCGAAGCTCGCGCGCGCCCCTGCCAAGGCGTTGCTGCGGGCGCTTGCTGTCAATGCGCTTATCGGCCGGGCTCAATCCGGGCTTGAAGGAAATCCACCCGCGCGGAGCGGGGACGGGCCCCGGGGTCGCCGATCGGCGCCGGCCGGGCTGGCGGCGGGCGCCGCCCTCCCTGTAGGCTTCCGGCCTCTTTCCGAAAGCCGCGAGCCCTGACCTCGATCCGTAACGAACTCCGCGTCGAAACCCCGCGCCTGCATGCGGGTCTGGCGGTCATCGCCCTGGCCGCACTCGCCTGGGCGGTGGTCGCGGCCTTCTTCCACCCGATCGGCGACTCCTACACCGAGAATGACTTCTACGGGGGCTACGCCGCCGGGGCGGCGGCCCTCCGGCACGGCGTGCTCGATCCGCACCGCTATGCGGCCTACGGACCGGTCTACGAGCTGACCCTGGCGCTGGCTCAGGGCCCGGGCTGGGATGCCTTCGCCTGCGCCAAGTTCCTGTCGGTGCTCGCCGCGGCCGGGACTCTCTTCTGCTGGCTGGCGATGCTGGCGCCGCTTCTCGGCTCGCTCGGGGCGGCGCTCGCCATTCTGTTCGTGGCGGTGACGCCCGTGTTCACGCGATACGCATATGCCGCCACCACCGACATGCTCGCCACCTTCCTGGCTTCGCTGGCGATCGCGCTGCGGCTGAGGCGCTCGGGCGCGGGTGCAAGCGTCGCGGCTGGCGCGATCGCGGCGCTCGCGACGCTGACGCGCTATCAGATGATCTTCGTGGCGTTGGCGGGGTTGTCTCCGCTGTTCGCTCGACCGGGAGCTCTCCGCGAGCGCGGCGCGTGGCGCGAGGTCGCGGAGTTCGGCGCCGGCTTCCTCGCGCTGTTCGCCCCATGGACCTGGTTCGCGTGCGCGCACGGTGCACCGCCGGCCGCGGCGCTCTATCAGCACTACGGCTTCTACGCGTCGAGTGACGCGAGCCGCAACTATCAGGACGCGGCCGGCAGCGCGCCCGAGTCGCTCGGCTGGGATGCGGCCTCGAGTTTCGCGCGGGTCGCCTCCAGCGATCCGCTCGCCCTGCTCAAGCTCTGGGCAGGGCGCGCCGTCGAGCACCTGTGGCTCGACGCGCGAATCCTGGTGGGACCGTGGCTCGGCGCGCTGGCGCTCGCCGGAATTCTGCTGTGGCCGCTCGTGCGGCGAGGGCGCGGCATCGGCGCGATCGCCGCACTCGGTCTGATCGCGCATCTCACCCTGGTTCCGGTGTTCTACTCTCACCGGTATCGCCTGCCGCTGATCCCATTCGAGTGCGCCCTGGCCGCCGCGGCCTTGCTGTGGCTGGGGTCGCGGGGCCCGCGCGCCCGAACGGCGGCCGCGGTGCTGGCCCTGATCGCGATCGTGACGCTCACCGCGCGCAACGTCGCCGCCCAGCGCGAACTCTATCTCGAGCTGCCGCGCGACGTGCTGGCGCTCGCGCCGCGCCTGCGCAGAGAGCCGGACACCCTGCGCGTGGTGAGCCGGCGAGGCCACATCGGCTACTACACGGGCCGGCTGATCACGCCGTTCCCCCGCGTCCAACGGCTCCCGGAGCTGGCGGCCGCGGCGCGCGCGGGCGGCGCGGGATACCTCTACTTCTCGTGGTACGAGGCGCGACTGCGACCCGAGTTCCTCTATCTGCTCGACACCACCGCCACCGTTCCCGGGCTCGAGCGCCTGGCCACCTGCGAACAGCCGCCGGCGATCCTCTATCGGCTCGGCCCGGAGTTCGGAAAGGAGCCCGAGTGGCTGATGGATTCCTACCAGCGACGAGTCCACGAGTCGCGCGCCGCGATCCGCATCTATCCCGACGCCGACGCCGCCCCGGCGCGAGCAGTGCTGGCGGCCGACACGCTCCTCCACGGGCACGCTCGCGCCGCGCTGGCCATGGCACGTGAGGCCCGCGGTGCGCGGCCCGACCTGGCCCTGGCGTGGCGCGTGGAAGGGGCGGCGCTCCAGCTGCTCGGCGATTCGCTGGGGGCGCGAGCGGCGCTCGATCGGGCCGCGCGCGCCGCGCGCGAGGACACGCTCCCGTCCGGCGCCGCCCGATCGAGCGGCGAACCGCCGTTCAGGCGCTGACCGCGGACAGCTCCCGGAACAGCCAGATCCCCTGGCGCTCGCGCACCTGGGTCTGGAGCCGCTCGCCCGGATTCGTATAGTGGGCGAGGAAGATCGGTTTCAGCTTCGGGCACTCGTCGGTACGGAAGTAGCGGCAGGCGCGAGTGAACATCTCGTCGCGATTGGAGTACACGAATGCCGTCACCTCGGTCACGCGTTCGAACTGCTGCTCGCTGTAGGCGGTCTCCGGCGAGTCCTCCATGTCCAGCCACAACGACGCTCGCGGCTGGACCACCTCGAACTCGTGCTTGTGGGTCATCAGGTATTCCCACAGCCCGAAGATCTCGAGTGGAATGAACCGGGGTGAGCCTGCGTCCTTCGAGCCCGGCGTGCGAATGTGGCAGCGCACCAGCTTCTGACTGGCCATGATCAGGTCCCTCTGTTCGTCCGGACGCGGTGCTTCGCGAACGATGCGGCGCATCGTAGGTCCGGCTCACCCTCGGGTCAACGATCCGCTCGCGAGCTCCGTCGCGAGTCGGACCCCGGCCGGTGCTTGACAGGGTTTCGGGCCGGGCCGTAGCTTGCCCGGGACTCCCCGAAGCACCCGATCGCTCCGGAAAGGAGTAGAGATCAGGATGTCTCGACTCGTCTATGGGTGGCTGACGGCTTTCATCGCCGGAATGCCGATGCGGCTCGGATACTTCATCGCCGATCTCCTGACCGGGATTCACTGGGCCTTCTTCCCCGCCCGCCGGCACGCCGC is a window from the Candidatus Sulfotelmatobacter sp. genome containing:
- a CDS encoding GTPase domain-containing protein, translated to MVVVSYSGKEINAKLVYYGAGLSGKTTNLESIYEAVPESSRGKMVSMKTQSDRTLFFDLLPLDLGEIMGFKTRFLLYTVPGQVFYNATRKLVLKGADAIVFVADSEVGKMEENKESLSNLRANLSEYGVNLDQMSWVIQYNKRDLPNVYTLEELNAELNPGGKVPFFEAVAKDGKGVFETFRGISHLLMEKVTRDLRRTSMAGSPAKGAEDGGAPQPARPAPAPSAPAHIMAKEAREAQLAEMSAGAVDYGREIDLNAAATRPAPAPAPAPVARAAAPAPRPAPVAAPDPAPVARPAPARAAAPAPAPAPARSANEEPASLVVPITVPKSGTREIVLRIVLKVEE
- the trpA gene encoding tryptophan synthase subunit alpha, whose protein sequence is MVSERRISAAIRRHARPTALIPYLTAGYPSIAESLSALREVEAAGAAVVEIGIPFSDPIADGPDIQRASEWALRSGVGAPETIALVRELRKTSSIPVVIMTYMNPVLRHGPEKFARQAAEAGVDGVLISDLPPEEAPEMWSAFDAASLDTVVLVAPTTPPERAATLAARSRGFLYCLARTGVTGGSAGESTPIEERVRALRGITSLPIVVGFGIGNAEQARRYRGIADALAVGAAFMRRVAENPDHGAAQRVGELARELVGALV
- a CDS encoding glycosyltransferase family 39 protein — protein: MVAAFFHPIGDSYTENDFYGGYAAGAAALRHGVLDPHRYAAYGPVYELTLALAQGPGWDAFACAKFLSVLAAAGTLFCWLAMLAPLLGSLGAALAILFVAVTPVFTRYAYAATTDMLATFLASLAIALRLRRSGAGASVAAGAIAALATLTRYQMIFVALAGLSPLFARPGALRERGAWREVAEFGAGFLALFAPWTWFACAHGAPPAAALYQHYGFYASSDASRNYQDAAGSAPESLGWDAASSFARVASSDPLALLKLWAGRAVEHLWLDARILVGPWLGALALAGILLWPLVRRGRGIGAIAALGLIAHLTLVPVFYSHRYRLPLIPFECALAAAALLWLGSRGPRARTAAAVLALIAIVTLTARNVAAQRELYLELPRDVLALAPRLRREPDTLRVVSRRGHIGYYTGRLITPFPRVQRLPELAAAARAGGAGYLYFSWYEARLRPEFLYLLDTTATVPGLERLATCEQPPAILYRLGPEFGKEPEWLMDSYQRRVHESRAAIRIYPDADAAPARAVLAADTLLHGHARAALAMAREARGARPDLALAWRVEGAALQLLGDSLGARAALDRAARAAREDTLPSGAARSSGEPPFRR